Proteins encoded within one genomic window of Nitrospira sp. CR1.1:
- the pilQ gene encoding type IV pilus secretin PilQ — translation MKQAQVGVHPLLSVTVMAGLLGLAGYVQAAAPGETTGLAGFTQATDQGVTASAELAAVKEEHPVGAAPTATLLTSVEAKPEGGRVALILTGNGVFDHTVKMIGDRRMVLDMPHIQSQGRQSQIAVGHALLSKVRFGYHADKVRLVLDLAQPAEHSVTSIDGRLVLALEPKLVASINDMKAEGDAAPLAEQAAAPRSMVVSNKTPHALFRVQPVQLTAESVQKEDRKPESNEVVNGASRFVGRRISLDFQQADISNVLRLIAEVSGFNIVVGEGVKNKVTMKLANVPWDQALEMLLKMNALGMIRQGNIVWVDTLQNIAKQQDEEARAKDSRAKAEPIVTRVFYIRNLNATEVQTSLRQNLSPRGTMTVSAASNALIISDTESKLEVLRQLLDGVDLEVPQVQIEARIVQADTTYTRSLGVQWGIQNVNQLGAASGTSAFKTGTTGAFGAQVSDFLINLPANPGLPSVPGAGFSIGKTDGAMLDVRLSAGELLGLTKVIAAPKITTLDKRDAKIAQGESIPFQTTSLQGTQTTFVDANLELNVTPQITSRDPKEIGKQILMKVRATRNAVGARSNPAGPSIDRREATTQVLVRDGETMVIGGVFVDTQSNNVAGIPYLSRVPVLGWLFKNKTENVSKQELLIFLTPTIVRSTT, via the coding sequence ATGAAACAAGCACAGGTTGGTGTACATCCGCTGTTGAGTGTCACAGTGATGGCCGGACTGTTAGGGCTTGCCGGGTACGTGCAAGCCGCCGCGCCTGGCGAAACGACCGGACTGGCCGGATTCACCCAGGCCACGGACCAAGGCGTTACGGCCTCTGCAGAGCTCGCCGCAGTGAAGGAGGAACACCCGGTCGGGGCTGCTCCGACCGCGACGTTGTTGACGAGCGTAGAAGCCAAGCCCGAGGGCGGACGGGTGGCGCTGATCCTGACCGGCAACGGCGTATTCGACCACACGGTGAAAATGATCGGGGATCGCCGGATGGTGCTCGATATGCCGCATATCCAATCGCAGGGACGGCAGTCACAGATAGCCGTCGGTCACGCGCTGCTGTCGAAAGTGCGATTCGGGTACCACGCTGATAAGGTGCGATTGGTGCTTGATCTTGCCCAGCCCGCGGAGCACAGCGTCACATCAATCGACGGACGTCTGGTGCTCGCGCTTGAGCCGAAGCTCGTTGCATCCATCAACGATATGAAGGCGGAGGGCGATGCTGCGCCATTGGCCGAGCAGGCTGCAGCGCCTCGATCGATGGTGGTCTCCAATAAGACCCCTCATGCGCTGTTCCGTGTCCAGCCGGTTCAACTGACGGCCGAGTCGGTTCAGAAGGAAGACCGGAAGCCGGAGAGTAACGAAGTGGTGAACGGTGCCTCGCGCTTTGTCGGGCGGCGGATCTCGCTCGATTTTCAGCAAGCAGACATCAGCAATGTGCTGCGCCTGATCGCGGAGGTCAGCGGCTTCAACATCGTGGTCGGCGAAGGCGTGAAGAACAAAGTCACCATGAAGTTGGCCAATGTGCCCTGGGATCAGGCTCTCGAGATGCTGCTGAAGATGAACGCCCTGGGCATGATTCGCCAAGGCAATATTGTGTGGGTCGATACCTTGCAGAATATTGCCAAGCAGCAGGACGAAGAGGCGCGCGCCAAGGATTCCAGAGCCAAGGCCGAGCCGATCGTCACCCGGGTGTTCTACATCCGCAATCTGAACGCGACGGAAGTGCAAACTTCCTTACGACAGAATCTGAGCCCCCGCGGGACCATGACGGTCAGTGCCGCGAGCAATGCGTTGATCATCAGCGATACGGAGTCCAAGCTGGAAGTCCTCCGGCAGTTGCTGGACGGGGTCGATCTCGAGGTGCCGCAGGTGCAGATCGAGGCGCGCATCGTTCAGGCCGATACGACCTACACGCGGTCGCTGGGTGTGCAGTGGGGCATTCAGAACGTCAACCAATTGGGTGCTGCGAGCGGAACGTCCGCCTTCAAGACCGGCACCACCGGAGCCTTTGGCGCGCAGGTCTCGGACTTCCTGATCAACTTGCCGGCTAACCCGGGATTGCCCTCTGTACCCGGCGCCGGGTTCTCGATCGGGAAAACCGACGGCGCGATGCTGGATGTGCGGTTGTCGGCCGGCGAATTGCTGGGCTTGACCAAGGTCATCGCCGCACCGAAGATCACCACGTTGGACAAGCGAGATGCCAAGATTGCACAAGGTGAATCCATCCCGTTCCAGACGACTTCCTTGCAGGGAACCCAAACCACGTTTGTGGACGCGAACCTGGAATTAAACGTGACTCCGCAAATCACCTCCCGTGATCCGAAGGAGATCGGGAAGCAGATTCTCATGAAAGTGCGGGCCACGAGAAACGCGGTCGGTGCGCGAAGCAACCCGGCGGGTCCGAGCATCGACCGTCGTGAAGCCACCACCCAGGTGCTGGTGCGTGACGGGGAAACCATGGTCATCGGCGGCGTATTCGTCGATACGCAATCGAACAACGTCGCTGGTATTCCCTATCTGTCCCGCGTCCCGGTGCTGGGCTGGTTGTTTAAAAACAAGACCGAGAACGTCTCGAAGCAGGAACTGTTGATCTTCCTGACTCCGACGATCGTGCGCTCCACAACTTGA
- the pilO gene encoding type 4a pilus biogenesis protein PilO — MSLNAISLDSLRSIPTGQKVALLGLLVAGILVGFYFYVVDPKTVELEVVQGQVAQLDTEIQNLTLKVKHLDELVAANKQLEIELAAKKERLPPEEEAVMLLKQVSDLGLRLGLDVKLWKPGAQAEDPSKLFIRMPINVEVAGGYHTAAIFFDRISKLSRIVTVQDVRIGAARVDQGRVVTQTVFDLVAYAAPQEKKPGAPAPAAKPK, encoded by the coding sequence ATGAGTCTGAATGCAATCAGCTTAGACAGCCTCCGCAGCATTCCGACAGGCCAAAAAGTTGCGCTGCTTGGATTACTGGTGGCGGGAATTTTAGTCGGGTTTTACTTTTACGTCGTCGATCCGAAGACCGTCGAGCTCGAAGTTGTGCAAGGGCAGGTGGCTCAGTTGGATACCGAGATCCAGAACCTCACGCTCAAGGTCAAACACCTGGATGAGCTCGTGGCGGCCAATAAACAGTTGGAGATCGAATTGGCGGCAAAGAAGGAACGCCTCCCCCCGGAAGAAGAGGCGGTGATGCTGCTGAAGCAAGTTTCCGACCTGGGGCTCCGGTTGGGCCTGGATGTGAAATTGTGGAAGCCTGGCGCGCAAGCCGAGGACCCTTCCAAGTTGTTCATTCGAATGCCCATCAACGTGGAGGTGGCCGGCGGATACCATACAGCCGCTATCTTCTTCGATCGAATCAGCAAGTTGTCCCGGATCGTCACCGTTCAGGATGTCCGCATCGGCGCCGCTCGGGTCGACCAGGGCCGTGTGGTGACGCAAACAGTGTTTGATCTGGTGGCCTACGCCGCTCCGCAGGAAAAGAAACCGGGTGCGCCGGCGCCTGCGGCAAAGCCGAAGTGA
- the pilM gene encoding type IV pilus assembly protein PilM, with amino-acid sequence MLASLKHLADMDFLSMFSPQRQLLGLDIGSSSIKLVQIKEHRGRYTLQKFGVKELEPEVIVDGTVMDEGQVVSAIKELLAEHNVKLKQVAVSISGHAVIVKKITLPPMPDEELDAQVKLAAEQYIPFDINEVNLDFYVLPPSENPDEQSEMSIVLVAAKKDKINELTELVKAAGLVPIVMDVDAFAVENMYGVTSPSTQDDTTILVNIGASVMNVNIVGRGVSLFTRDIPLGGNRYSEAVQREMGVSYEEAEQLKKNDGDDDHTLAAVMESVNAEVASEIARTIDYFKTTSSESEIARVLLFGGGAKVKGLAQQLRDRMHVDVELANPFHEIDTSQCNVDPEQLAEMGSLAAVGVGLALRTVGDR; translated from the coding sequence ATGCTGGCTTCACTGAAACACCTCGCTGACATGGATTTCCTGTCGATGTTTTCCCCCCAACGACAGCTGTTGGGGCTGGACATCGGTTCGAGCAGCATCAAGCTGGTGCAGATCAAGGAGCACCGGGGTCGGTATACCTTGCAGAAGTTCGGCGTCAAGGAGCTGGAGCCTGAGGTGATCGTTGACGGTACGGTGATGGACGAAGGACAAGTGGTCTCGGCCATCAAGGAATTGCTGGCGGAGCACAACGTCAAATTGAAGCAGGTTGCCGTGTCGATTTCCGGTCATGCGGTCATCGTCAAAAAGATCACGTTGCCGCCGATGCCGGACGAGGAACTTGACGCCCAGGTGAAACTGGCGGCGGAACAGTACATTCCGTTCGATATCAACGAGGTGAACCTCGACTTCTACGTCTTGCCGCCGTCGGAAAATCCTGACGAGCAGAGCGAAATGTCGATCGTGCTGGTCGCAGCGAAAAAAGACAAAATCAACGAGCTGACGGAATTGGTCAAGGCGGCAGGCTTGGTCCCTATCGTCATGGATGTGGATGCGTTTGCCGTGGAAAACATGTATGGCGTGACCTCGCCCTCTACTCAAGATGACACGACGATTCTGGTCAACATCGGCGCCAGCGTCATGAATGTGAACATTGTTGGCAGAGGCGTCTCGCTGTTTACTCGCGACATTCCTCTGGGGGGAAATCGCTATTCGGAAGCGGTGCAGCGTGAAATGGGCGTGTCGTACGAAGAAGCGGAGCAACTCAAGAAAAACGATGGAGATGACGATCATACACTTGCGGCCGTGATGGAAAGCGTCAATGCTGAAGTGGCATCGGAAATTGCGCGCACGATCGATTATTTCAAGACTACTTCCTCAGAGAGCGAAATCGCGCGGGTCTTGCTGTTTGGTGGGGGAGCGAAGGTGAAGGGGTTGGCTCAACAGCTTCGTGATCGAATGCATGTCGATGTGGAACTTGCAAATCCCTTTCATGAGATCGACACCTCGCAGTGCAACGTCGATCCTGAGCAATTGGCGGAGATGGGGTCGCTTGCGGCAGTGGGGGTTGGCCTCGCGCTGCGGACGGTGGGGGACCGATGA
- a CDS encoding MerR family transcriptional regulator: protein MKKVSDVQKKKLYKTNEVCEMFDISRATLFRWEREGLITGPPRDWRNWRLYTAENVEQIKHVMGGGRKDVA, encoded by the coding sequence GTGAAGAAAGTGAGCGATGTTCAAAAAAAGAAACTCTACAAGACCAACGAGGTCTGCGAGATGTTCGACATCTCGCGCGCAACGTTGTTTCGTTGGGAGCGCGAAGGGTTGATCACCGGTCCGCCGCGAGATTGGCGGAACTGGCGGCTCTATACGGCGGAAAATGTCGAGCAGATCAAGCATGTGATGGGTGGCGGTCGCAAAGACGTTGCGTAG
- the rapZ gene encoding RNase adapter RapZ, whose product MLASLMAALNLVVISGLSGSGKSHALKAFEDAGYFCVDNLPPALLPTFVELCHQQGGEIKNVALGIDIREGVFFGDLAQVLAELKAHGHALQLVFLEAREEVLVRRFSESRRPHPLLPHMPVVEGVRFERERLSELRKHADRVIDTSTLTVHELRELLIRQFRQETTARRMTISLVTFGYKFGVPYDIDLLFDVRFIRNPFFVPELKALTGEDVRVQQYVLGDQTAGQFLEHLEKLLAFLIPLYERDQRSYLSIGIGCTGGRHRSVTMALRLREQFAVLGYEVSVTNRDLQKS is encoded by the coding sequence GTGCTCGCGTCGCTCATGGCCGCACTTAATCTTGTTGTCATCAGCGGTCTTTCCGGGTCCGGAAAGAGCCATGCTCTGAAAGCCTTCGAGGACGCGGGATATTTTTGTGTCGACAACCTTCCCCCGGCCTTGCTTCCCACATTCGTCGAGTTATGCCACCAGCAGGGCGGCGAGATTAAGAATGTCGCCCTTGGGATCGACATTCGCGAAGGAGTATTTTTCGGTGACCTGGCACAGGTGCTCGCCGAGTTAAAGGCGCATGGGCACGCCCTGCAGTTGGTGTTTTTGGAAGCCCGCGAGGAGGTGCTGGTTCGTCGATTCTCAGAGAGTCGCCGCCCGCATCCGCTGCTGCCGCATATGCCTGTCGTGGAGGGAGTGCGGTTCGAACGTGAGCGTCTCAGCGAACTGCGCAAACATGCCGACCGAGTCATCGACACCTCCACGCTGACGGTGCACGAGTTGCGCGAGTTGTTGATCAGGCAGTTCCGCCAGGAGACGACCGCGCGGCGCATGACCATCTCGCTGGTCACATTCGGATACAAATTTGGCGTCCCCTACGATATCGATCTTCTGTTTGACGTTCGCTTCATCAGAAATCCCTTCTTCGTCCCCGAGCTGAAAGCCTTGACGGGAGAAGATGTCCGAGTCCAGCAGTATGTGTTGGGAGATCAGACCGCCGGTCAGTTTCTCGAGCATTTAGAAAAGCTCTTGGCTTTCCTGATTCCACTCTACGAGCGGGATCAACGAAGTTACCTCAGTATCGGCATCGGATGTACCGGGGGGCGCCATCGGTCGGTGACCATGGCATTGCGCCTTCGGGAACAATTTGCCGTCCTCGGTTACGAAGTGTCCGTAACCAACCGCGACCTGCAAAAATCCTAG
- the raiA gene encoding ribosome-associated translation inhibitor RaiA, protein MRLMITGRHVAVTPALREYIEARMERLDRYGLKLGTLQILLSVEKFHHVAEVVGVVQGRRLQAKTSTEEMYASIDEVVDKLGAQLRKLKERKVNHKFGDQPRVRAVARKAPRSKDNGMEVVRPKLEALTIQEAVETLDAGKLAILMFVNALSGSIQVLQRLPNGRLSLIDPASDRARVAHGRT, encoded by the coding sequence ATGCGTTTGATGATCACGGGACGGCATGTGGCGGTCACTCCGGCATTGCGGGAGTATATCGAGGCACGTATGGAGCGGCTTGACCGCTATGGGTTGAAGCTGGGCACGCTTCAAATTCTGCTGAGTGTGGAAAAGTTTCACCATGTGGCGGAGGTTGTAGGTGTCGTCCAGGGGCGACGGTTACAAGCCAAGACCTCGACTGAAGAAATGTATGCGTCGATTGACGAAGTCGTGGATAAGCTCGGCGCGCAATTGCGCAAATTGAAAGAGCGCAAGGTGAATCACAAATTCGGCGATCAGCCGCGCGTGCGCGCCGTGGCTCGCAAGGCCCCTCGCTCCAAAGATAACGGAATGGAAGTGGTGCGTCCAAAGCTCGAAGCCTTGACCATTCAGGAAGCGGTTGAGACGCTCGACGCCGGGAAGCTTGCCATCTTGATGTTTGTCAACGCGCTGTCCGGATCTATTCAGGTGCTCCAACGGCTGCCGAACGGACGACTGTCCCTGATTGATCCTGCGAGCGACCGTGCTCGCGTCGCTCATGGCCGCACTTAA
- the rpoN gene encoding RNA polymerase factor sigma-54, translating to MKLRLDLRLSQKLIMTPQLQQAIKLLQLSRLELQQSLQQHLMENPLLDELVAETEESEETAATEREQPDTATTVAAEARGEGDDKPAESGENAEEFSASTWEDYFDTDMRRGETEYSSSSKEEFPSYEQTVAKSTSLEDHLVWQLSLSGLSDREKAIGRLIIGNLDDDGYLRMTLDELVAGSQYSVAEAESVLKDVQGFDPNGVAARDLSECLLLQLKFLGRSQLGSLGSRPGVLKGSVLESIVLHHLKDLEKKQYNRIAKALNISMDDVFEATRIIEGLEPKPGRPFSNTQNYAIVPDVFVVKNEGVWEVLLNDDGLPRMRISPYYKQLMSSGQSGSAETKAYLDDKLRAAQWVIRSIEQRNKTIVKVVSSIVKFQEAFFEHGIQHLKPLVLKQVAEDIGMHESTISRVTANKYMYCPQGMLELKFFFNAGLQRADQPADMLSSVSVREMIRKMVAAEDARKPLKDEEIAARLRTQQVLIARRTVAKYRAEDNIPSATQRRKFF from the coding sequence ATGAAGCTGCGACTGGATCTTCGGCTTAGTCAGAAACTGATCATGACGCCGCAATTGCAGCAGGCGATCAAGTTGTTGCAATTATCTCGCTTGGAGCTTCAGCAAAGTCTACAACAGCATCTGATGGAAAATCCGCTGTTGGACGAATTGGTCGCAGAGACCGAGGAGAGCGAGGAAACTGCGGCTACTGAGCGTGAACAGCCGGATACTGCGACCACTGTCGCAGCTGAGGCGCGCGGGGAAGGCGATGACAAACCGGCGGAGAGCGGAGAAAATGCCGAAGAATTTTCCGCCTCGACCTGGGAAGATTATTTCGATACCGACATGCGCCGAGGCGAGACTGAATACAGCTCCTCGTCCAAGGAGGAGTTTCCCTCCTATGAGCAAACCGTCGCCAAGTCGACCTCTCTGGAAGATCACCTTGTGTGGCAGTTGTCCCTGTCTGGCTTATCCGATCGCGAAAAGGCCATCGGTCGCCTGATCATCGGGAATCTGGACGATGACGGATATCTCCGGATGACGTTGGACGAATTGGTGGCGGGATCCCAGTATTCCGTGGCGGAAGCTGAGTCGGTGTTGAAAGATGTTCAAGGCTTCGATCCCAACGGCGTGGCGGCAAGAGACCTGTCCGAATGCCTGCTGCTGCAACTCAAATTTCTCGGACGAAGCCAGCTGGGCTCTTTGGGGTCTCGGCCCGGAGTGCTGAAGGGGTCGGTGCTTGAATCCATCGTGCTCCACCATCTGAAGGATTTGGAGAAGAAGCAATATAATCGCATCGCCAAGGCATTGAATATTTCCATGGATGACGTGTTCGAGGCGACTCGAATCATCGAGGGCTTGGAGCCGAAGCCCGGGCGCCCCTTCTCCAACACGCAGAATTACGCGATCGTGCCGGACGTCTTCGTCGTCAAGAACGAAGGGGTATGGGAGGTGTTGCTCAATGACGACGGCCTGCCGCGCATGCGGATCAGTCCGTATTACAAGCAACTGATGTCCTCAGGCCAGTCAGGCTCGGCTGAGACGAAGGCGTATCTGGATGACAAGCTCCGAGCAGCGCAGTGGGTCATCCGGAGCATCGAGCAGCGGAACAAGACGATTGTGAAAGTCGTCTCGAGTATCGTGAAGTTTCAAGAGGCTTTTTTTGAGCATGGGATTCAGCACTTGAAACCGTTAGTCCTCAAACAGGTGGCTGAAGATATCGGTATGCATGAATCCACGATTAGCCGGGTCACGGCCAATAAGTACATGTATTGTCCGCAGGGGATGTTGGAACTGAAGTTTTTCTTCAACGCCGGACTTCAGCGCGCTGATCAGCCGGCGGATATGCTGTCTTCAGTGAGCGTGCGCGAAATGATCCGGAAAATGGTCGCGGCTGAGGATGCGCGCAAACCGCTTAAAGATGAAGAGATTGCCGCGCGATTGCGGACTCAGCAAGTGTTAATTGCCCGCCGGACGGTCGCGAAATATCGCGCAGAGGACAACATTCCCTCCGCCACGCAACGGCGGAAATTTTTTTGA
- the lptB gene encoding LPS export ABC transporter ATP-binding protein, translating into MADLSGKADRLAASGLVKSFRGRKVVKGVSLDVQAGEVVGLLGPNGAGKTTIFDMMVGLCQPDEGQIALSGSDITDLPMYKRARRGIGYLPQESSVFRRLSVEHNILAILEMLGYSRSERMERVETLLKELDLVHIRKSKAYALSGGERRRLEITRALATSPLFMLLDEPFAGIDPIAVADIQQIIIRLKQRHIGVLITDHNVRETLSITDRAYIINEGTILESGPPGVIEKSEMARAVYLGEGFRL; encoded by the coding sequence TTGGCGGATCTATCCGGTAAAGCGGATCGCCTGGCGGCCAGCGGACTGGTGAAGAGTTTTCGCGGGCGAAAGGTGGTCAAAGGCGTGTCCCTTGATGTGCAGGCCGGCGAAGTCGTCGGATTATTGGGGCCGAACGGCGCGGGGAAGACCACGATTTTCGATATGATGGTAGGCCTCTGTCAGCCGGATGAGGGGCAGATTGCGTTGAGCGGCAGTGACATCACCGATTTGCCGATGTACAAGCGGGCTCGACGGGGAATCGGATACCTGCCCCAGGAGTCGTCGGTATTTCGCCGGTTGTCCGTGGAGCACAATATCCTTGCGATTCTCGAGATGCTAGGCTATTCGAGAAGTGAACGGATGGAGCGCGTAGAAACATTGCTGAAAGAACTGGATCTGGTGCATATTCGAAAAAGTAAGGCCTATGCCTTGTCGGGAGGGGAGCGCCGGAGGCTGGAGATTACGCGTGCGCTGGCAACCAGTCCGCTCTTCATGCTGTTGGACGAACCATTTGCCGGCATCGATCCCATTGCAGTCGCGGATATTCAGCAAATCATCATTCGATTGAAGCAACGGCATATCGGGGTGTTGATTACCGATCACAATGTGAGGGAAACCCTTTCCATTACGGATCGGGCCTATATCATCAATGAAGGCACGATTCTGGAGTCCGGGCCTCCCGGCGTGATCGAGAAAAGTGAAATGGCCCGGGCGGTGTATTTGGGCGAGGGATTTCGCCTATAG